In Clostridia bacterium, one genomic interval encodes:
- a CDS encoding TRAP transporter small permease, with product MSKFGKFYDGLMRFTLYLSSIGLFLLVVLVTANTIGRGFRHPIPGGYDLITLSAAVCGSLSIAYCTKLKGHVHVDIVVNVLSPRGKKIQKIICGIMGIALWCLIAWQSVKVFLTRLTTEVTEVLKIPYAPFRFLFVFSMILTVVILVEQLIEDMQGGKEA from the coding sequence GCAAGTTTTATGACGGCTTAATGCGCTTTACCCTGTATTTGTCCAGTATCGGGCTGTTCTTGCTGGTGGTACTGGTGACGGCGAACACCATTGGACGCGGCTTCCGGCATCCCATTCCCGGAGGGTATGATTTAATTACTCTTAGCGCGGCGGTATGCGGCAGCTTGTCCATAGCCTATTGCACGAAACTCAAAGGGCATGTCCATGTTGATATCGTCGTCAACGTGTTATCGCCGCGGGGTAAGAAGATACAAAAGATTATCTGCGGCATTATGGGTATTGCTCTATGGTGTCTTATTGCTTGGCAGAGTGTGAAGGTCTTCCTCACCCGGTTGACTACTGAAGTGACGGAAGTGTTGAAAATACCCTATGCCCCCTTTAGATTCCTCTTTGTGTTTTCCATGATACTCACGGTAGTGATCTTAGTTGAACAATTAATCGAAGACATGCAAGGGGGTAAAGAAGCATGA
- a CDS encoding TRAP transporter large permease — protein MSPVTIGIIGMIALIALMAYGMPVGFAMALVGFVGMAILISPTAAITKLATTPFGYVASYDYAVVPMFILMANIIVVSGLGTNLFNIAEKFLGRFNGGMAMATTGGCAGFAAISGSSLTTSLTIGTAAIPEMKRYKYDLDFAGATIAASGTLGLLIPPSTALMLYGIVTGNSIKDLFLAGYIPGIQQALFYLLVIYLLTKINPALGPRGPKYSWKEKWDALKQGGEILLLITFVILGLFMGWFTATEAGAVGTAGALLIVLLRKRLTWEGFLKAISDTVRVSGMYYVIIIGAQLFMNFTTVTTLPTMLAHGIQNSGLSPLMVVFLIVVIYLFLGMFINGTAMMLLTLPIFYPLIIDLGFNPIWFGVLATRVSETGLLTPPVGLGVYSMKAIMPDLNLARVFKFTMYFVVTDIIHAILLVLFPGMVTFLPDIAR, from the coding sequence ATGAGTCCAGTCACTATAGGGATTATCGGCATGATCGCCTTGATTGCCTTGATGGCATACGGCATGCCTGTAGGTTTCGCGATGGCTCTTGTCGGCTTTGTCGGCATGGCGATACTCATCAGCCCAACGGCCGCCATCACTAAACTGGCTACCACTCCTTTTGGTTATGTGGCCAGCTATGACTATGCCGTTGTACCGATGTTTATCTTAATGGCAAACATTATTGTCGTTTCGGGACTTGGAACTAATCTATTCAATATTGCTGAAAAGTTCCTTGGTCGCTTCAACGGAGGCATGGCCATGGCCACTACCGGCGGTTGTGCAGGTTTTGCCGCCATCAGTGGTTCTTCTTTGACCACCTCCTTGACCATCGGTACTGCAGCAATCCCGGAAATGAAGAGATACAAATATGACCTGGATTTTGCCGGGGCGACGATCGCCGCCAGCGGAACCCTGGGGCTTCTCATCCCCCCCAGTACCGCCTTGATGCTCTACGGGATTGTTACCGGTAACTCCATTAAGGATTTATTCCTGGCCGGGTATATTCCGGGTATCCAGCAGGCTTTATTCTATCTCTTGGTTATTTACCTGCTGACCAAAATCAATCCGGCTCTTGGGCCCCGTGGTCCTAAATACAGTTGGAAGGAAAAGTGGGATGCACTGAAACAAGGTGGAGAAATACTTCTCTTGATTACTTTTGTGATTTTGGGCTTGTTTATGGGGTGGTTTACGGCCACGGAAGCCGGGGCGGTCGGGACCGCCGGCGCCCTTTTGATAGTCTTGCTGCGCAAGCGGTTGACCTGGGAAGGTTTCCTGAAAGCGATTAGCGATACGGTGAGGGTATCCGGTATGTACTATGTAATCATTATCGGTGCCCAATTGTTCATGAACTTTACAACAGTTACTACCCTACCGACCATGTTGGCCCATGGGATTCAGAATTCCGGACTGTCCCCCCTAATGGTTGTTTTCCTGATTGTGGTGATCTATCTCTTCCTCGGTATGTTTATCAACGGTACGGCGATGATGCTTTTGACTCTGCCGATTTTCTACCCGTTAATCATAGACCTTGGCTTTAATCCCATTTGGTTTGGTGTCTTGGCTACGAGGGTAAGTGAAACGGGCCTTTTGACCCCGCCGGTTGGTTTGGGCGTTTACAGTATGAAAGCTATTATGCCGGACCTGAA